One genomic window of Candidatus Eisenbacteria bacterium includes the following:
- a CDS encoding sulfite exporter TauE/SafE family protein, with protein sequence MTPSGERWRGILTGLAAGLAGGLFGVGGGIVLVPMLTGLFSLTQHEAHGTSLAAVGATAVAGLIVYAAGGHVAWVIGAIMAVTSVLCARLGARLAARTSRVALTRAFAVLLAIVAARLFWRTPMHTGAPLLAGVAGALVAMLVGAAVGLLSGFMGVGGGLLAVPALALLFGAPQQTAQGTSLALILATAPVGAIEHHRHGNVVPRLVPWLALGAIVGAPLASALALRLPQAVLARAFAVFLLANAVQTWARVARARG encoded by the coding sequence GTGACGCCGTCCGGCGAGCGCTGGCGCGGGATCCTCACGGGGCTCGCGGCCGGGCTGGCCGGCGGACTGTTCGGCGTCGGCGGCGGCATCGTGCTCGTGCCGATGCTGACCGGCCTGTTCTCGCTGACCCAGCACGAGGCGCACGGCACCTCGCTCGCCGCAGTCGGCGCGACCGCGGTCGCGGGCCTGATCGTCTACGCGGCCGGCGGCCACGTCGCATGGGTGATCGGCGCGATCATGGCGGTCACGAGCGTGCTGTGCGCGCGCCTGGGCGCGCGCCTCGCGGCACGGACGAGTCGCGTGGCGCTCACGCGGGCCTTCGCGGTGCTGCTCGCGATCGTCGCCGCGCGGCTGTTCTGGCGTACGCCCATGCACACGGGTGCTCCGCTGCTCGCGGGGGTGGCGGGCGCGCTGGTCGCCATGCTCGTGGGCGCGGCCGTCGGGCTGCTTTCCGGCTTCATGGGCGTGGGTGGCGGGCTGCTCGCGGTGCCGGCCCTCGCGCTGCTCTTCGGCGCCCCCCAGCAGACGGCGCAGGGCACCTCCCTCGCGCTGATCCTCGCCACCGCGCCGGTCGGCGCCATCGAACACCACCGCCACGGCAACGTCGTGCCCCGCCTGGTGCCGTGGCTGGCGCTGGGCGCGATCGTCGGGGCGCCGCTGGCTTCCGCCCTCGCCCTGCGGCTGCCGCAGGCGGTGCTGGCGCGCGCTTTCGCGGTCTTCCTGCTCGCGAACGCGGTCCAGACCTGGGCGCGGGTCGCCCGCGCGAGGGGTTAG
- a CDS encoding PIG-L family deacetylase, whose translation MSVDFLAFGPHPDDAEIGCGGLLRKMKRYGHTTGIIDLTTGDMGWGTPEIRAGESAAAAKLLQLDVRETLDFGDCRVEDTFERRCAIAGVLRRHRPQIVLAPYYDLPIGRGLGHNDHYKSGQIVANAYNLAHLAKAPVEGEPHQAKAIYFYFIPPGHMPTFIVDISDDYGDWLAAVDCHKSQFYNPDRPRPAHLPHPREAFEANARYWGWQIGAKFGQAYIAASPLKVDDPLTLVQTVIPRP comes from the coding sequence ATGTCCGTCGATTTCCTCGCATTCGGTCCGCATCCCGACGACGCCGAGATCGGCTGCGGCGGGCTGCTCCGCAAGATGAAGCGCTACGGTCACACCACCGGCATCATTGATCTGACGACCGGGGACATGGGCTGGGGCACGCCGGAGATCCGCGCCGGCGAGAGTGCCGCCGCCGCGAAACTGCTTCAGCTCGACGTGCGCGAGACCCTCGATTTCGGCGACTGCCGGGTCGAGGACACGTTCGAACGCCGCTGTGCGATCGCCGGCGTGCTCCGACGGCATCGCCCGCAGATCGTGCTGGCGCCCTACTACGACCTGCCGATCGGGCGTGGCCTGGGGCACAACGATCATTACAAGTCGGGCCAGATCGTCGCGAACGCCTACAACCTCGCGCACCTCGCGAAGGCGCCGGTCGAAGGGGAGCCCCACCAGGCCAAGGCGATCTACTTCTACTTCATCCCCCCGGGGCACATGCCCACGTTCATCGTGGACATCTCCGACGACTACGGCGACTGGCTCGCGGCCGTGGACTGCCACAAGAGCCAGTTCTACAACCCCGATCGTCCCCGCCCCGCGCACCTGCCGCACCCGCGCGAGGCGTTCGAGGCGAACGCGCGCTACTGGGGATGGCAGATCGGGGCGAAGTTCGGCCAGGCGTACATCGCCGCGTCGCCGCTCAAGGTGGACGATCCGCTCACGCTCGTGCAGACGGTGATCCCACGGCCCTGA
- a CDS encoding D-alanyl-D-alanine carboxypeptidase, protein MMFRALRMLGVSFLLALLAGTATMADAATRQTTRSGQTSLTATAKSAARATKRRVRRRARRPPPGGVYARNAILVDPGTGEVLFAKNSDRQVPIASLTKLMTALVFLEQKPALDREVEVTAVELDGAGHTQLRRGDRVALGDLLHMSLMSSDNVATRVLAREAGLTAGEFVARMNRKAAELGLQDTRFVEFTGLDERNVSTAADVARLLHAAAHEPLIQEITTTRQYQFATGRRMHAVHNTNRMLYGRYEILGGKTGFILEAGYCFATWVRTQGRDLIAVVLGAPTNATRFADTVRLLQKSTAPAGAHAGT, encoded by the coding sequence ATGATGTTCCGCGCGCTGCGCATGCTGGGCGTGTCGTTCCTGCTCGCCCTGCTGGCCGGCACGGCCACGATGGCCGACGCCGCCACCCGTCAGACCACCCGCTCCGGACAGACGAGCCTGACCGCCACCGCGAAATCCGCGGCCCGTGCGACCAAGCGGCGGGTTCGCCGCCGTGCCCGGCGCCCGCCGCCGGGCGGTGTCTACGCGCGCAACGCCATTCTCGTGGATCCGGGAACGGGAGAAGTCCTGTTCGCCAAGAACAGCGACCGGCAGGTGCCCATCGCCAGCCTGACGAAGCTCATGACCGCGCTCGTCTTCCTAGAGCAGAAGCCGGCGCTCGATCGCGAGGTCGAGGTGACGGCGGTCGAGCTCGACGGCGCGGGCCACACCCAGCTGCGCCGCGGCGACCGCGTGGCGCTCGGCGACCTGCTGCACATGAGCCTCATGTCCTCGGACAACGTCGCGACGCGCGTGCTCGCGCGCGAGGCGGGCCTGACGGCCGGCGAGTTCGTCGCGCGCATGAACCGCAAGGCGGCCGAGCTCGGACTGCAGGACACGCGGTTCGTCGAGTTCACGGGCCTCGACGAGCGCAACGTCTCGACCGCGGCCGACGTCGCGCGGCTCCTGCACGCGGCGGCCCACGAACCGCTGATCCAGGAAATCACCACGACGCGGCAGTACCAGTTCGCGACCGGCCGCCGCATGCACGCCGTTCACAACACGAACCGCATGCTTTACGGCCGCTACGAGATCCTCGGCGGCAAGACGGGCTTCATCCTCGAGGCGGGCTACTGCTTCGCGACCTGGGTGCGCACCCAGGGCCGCGACCTGATCGCGGTTGTCCTCGGCGCGCCGACGAACGCCACGCGATTCGCCGACACGGTGCGGCTGCTGCAGAAGTCCACCGCCCCGGCCGGCGCCCACGCCGGCACGTGA
- a CDS encoding lamin tail domain-containing protein has translation MKKLVTTLLTVAAVALVATASFAASAVRISQVYGGGGGSGTYTNDYVELFNSSAVPVDMSGWALEYGSATGNWGSSSGNYFVLPAGTIIQPCSYLLIQTGSAGTAGEALPVTPDLVTASINAGQTNGKIGLFTALQANVACTSVPAGVTVDKVSYGTANCWEGAAACGALTNTTVAVRANGGLTDTDENGADFAPVAAGPIMHNAASGANAACLATPSMKGTWGALKSIYR, from the coding sequence ATGAAGAAGCTTGTGACCACGCTCCTCACGGTCGCGGCCGTCGCCCTCGTGGCGACCGCCTCGTTCGCGGCCAGCGCCGTGCGCATCAGCCAGGTCTATGGCGGCGGCGGCGGCAGCGGCACCTACACCAACGATTACGTCGAGCTCTTCAACTCGAGCGCCGTTCCCGTGGACATGAGCGGCTGGGCGCTGGAATACGGCTCGGCGACCGGCAACTGGGGCAGCTCGTCGGGCAACTACTTCGTCCTGCCGGCCGGCACGATCATCCAGCCCTGCTCCTATCTGCTGATCCAGACCGGCTCGGCCGGCACCGCCGGCGAGGCGCTTCCGGTGACGCCGGACCTCGTCACCGCTTCGATCAACGCCGGTCAGACGAACGGCAAGATCGGCCTGTTCACGGCGCTGCAGGCGAACGTCGCGTGCACGTCGGTTCCCGCGGGCGTCACGGTGGACAAGGTCTCGTACGGCACGGCCAACTGCTGGGAAGGCGCGGCTGCGTGCGGCGCGCTGACCAACACGACGGTGGCGGTGCGCGCCAACGGCGGCCTGACGGACACCGACGAGAATGGCGCCGACTTCGCCCCCGTCGCCGCCGGCCCGATCATGCACAACGCGGCTTCGGGCGCGAACGCGGCCTGCCTCGCGACCCCGTCCATGAAGGGCACCTGGGGCGCGCTGAAGTCCATTTACCGCTAG